A stretch of the Capsicum annuum cultivar UCD-10X-F1 chromosome 10, UCD10Xv1.1, whole genome shotgun sequence genome encodes the following:
- the LOC107845824 gene encoding beta-amyrin 28-monooxygenase, which produces MDLFLLFVTTLLSMIIINFLFKYFFAKPKENILPAPPGTFGWPIIGETIQFLVSLHYGLVHKFVEERTKKYNSNVFKTSILGQKVVIFSGPAANKFIFTKGKKLFIGWRPNSVQKLFPSTSFVHIEHDTKRAQNVINYLLNSKNVEKLISTMDYMSTIHLENHWKGKYEVIVYDLVKLFTFSLSIKAFMGIEDSEKILHFYEKFKIFTQGLLAVDINLPGTTFYKAMKAGNELRKEMKVIIEERRAKLLENLELPKVDVLTQLINEQDENGKYMTEIEIMDKVFGFIIGSYDTTATTITLTMKYLQEKPEFFTEIIQEQNEISRQMIPRKELCWDDIGKMKKTWNFVNEVLRNTPVVQGIFREAMEDFTYEDFHVPKGWKIYVSFGATQKNGKYFPNPMRFDSSRFEGNGQIPYTLIPFGGGHRMCPGQEFARILILVFLHHVLKNFRWEDKVPSEKILYPYFLLAIPRDGYPVTLSSV; this is translated from the exons ATGGACCTCTTCCTCCTCTTTGTTACAACCTTGCTTTCTatgatcatcatcaattttttGTTCAAATATTTCTTTGCCAAGCCCAAAGAAAACATCCTTCCAGCTCCTCCAGGTACTTTTGGCTGGCCTATTATTGGAGAAACCATCCAATTCCTTGTATCACTTCATTATGGATTAGTCCACAAGTTTGTGGAAGAAAGAACCAAAAAATACAACTCTAATGTATTCAAAACCTCAATACTTGGTCAAAAAGTGGTTATTTTTTCAGGTCCAGCAGCTAACAAATTCATATTCACCAAAGGCAAAAAACTTTTCATTGGTTGGAGACCTAATTCTGTTCAAAAACTTTTCCCTTCTACATCATTTGTTCATATAGAACATGACACCAAAAGGGCACAAAATGTCATTAACTATCTCTTGAACTCAAAAAATGTTGAGAAACTTATTAGTACTATGGACTATATGTCAACTATACACTTGGAAAATCATTGGAAGGGGAAGTACGAAGTGATAGTATATGATCTAGTGAAGTTATTCACTTTCTCCCTTTCTATTAAAGCCTTTATGGGTATCGAAGATTCGGAAAAAATCTTGCATTTTTATGAGAAATTCAAGATTTTTACACAGGGTCTTTTGGCAGTGGACATAAATCTTCCTGGCACAACATTTTATAAGGCAATGAAAGCTGGGAATGAATTAAGGAAAGAAATGAAGGTCATTATTGAAGAAAGAAGAGCCAAATTACTAGAGAATCTAGAGTTGCCAAAGGTTGATGTGTTGACACAATTAATTAATGAACAAGACGAAAATGGCAAGTACATGACAGAGattgaaataatggacaaagtGTTTGGTTTTATTATTGGTAGTTATGATACTACTGCTACAACGATTACTTTGACCATGAAGTACCTTCAAGAGAAGCCTGAGTTCTTCACTGAAATAATACAag AGCAAAATGAGATATCACGACAGATGATTCCAAGGAAAGAGCTATGTTGGGATGACATTGGGAAAATGAAGAAAACTTGGAATTTTGTGAATGAAGTATTGAGAAACACACCAGTTGTTCAAGGTATTTTTAGAGAAGCTATGGAGGACTTCACTTATGAAGACTTCCATGTACCAAAAGGATGGAAG ATATATGTGAGTTTTGGAGCTACACAGAAGAATGGCAAATACTTTCCAAATCCTATGAGGTTTGATTCTTCAAGATTTGAAGGAAATGGACAAATTCCTTATACATTAATTCCATTTGGTGGAGGACATAGAATGTGTCCAGGACAAGAATTTGCAAGAATATTGATACTTGTTTTCCTTCATCATGTACTGAAAAATTTTAGATGGGAGGATAAGGTTCCTTCAGAAAAGATATTGTACCCTTATTTCCTACTAGCCATCCCAAGAGATGGATATCCTGTTACCCTTTCTAGTGTTTAA